The proteins below come from a single Papaver somniferum cultivar HN1 chromosome 11, ASM357369v1, whole genome shotgun sequence genomic window:
- the LOC113320951 gene encoding probable membrane-associated kinase regulator 2: MEAFSLLKYWRVGGSNGVNKTTEKQQQQQPIATTTIATTVSEMSVEDEGEECVVDGDADDEGPFFDLEFTVPDDDEEDNNGGEEEDKDDDGDSVTTVEDGFDFTVSPGSVTSGGNQIDSSPNNLTFSPSDDIFFKGDGGKSVSPLFQSSSSTTSTSSSVESGINNNPKVQFPVSLIKTATKIRVFMLGLKSNSSNPKPKSDDQKPEEKQSTIRTELKQSRKFVTVKFRVDEILPMISLFTRDTSSSSAASNNNKIMSSSQEEIEVEDEEGRKLISKDVVQKYLKMIKPLYVRVSKRYNNNGGAFSPLQPKIEIDESLSSKRKQGVSNLPNGLRIVRKHLGKSRSASSVNPVTTNSSSSGGVQSKRRDDSLLQQQDGIQSAILHCKRSFNSSRDTDSCPRSSTESHEISTRTSIDEAAAGK; this comes from the exons ATGGAAGCTTTTAGTTTACTCAAGTATTGGAGAGTTGGTGGTAGTAATGGAGTTAATAAAACTACTGagaaacaacagcagcaacaacccaTTGCTACTACTACTATTGCTACTACTGTTAGTGAAATGAGTGTtgaagatgaaggagaagaatGTGTTGTTGATGGTGATGCTGATGATGAAGGACCATTTTTTGATCTGGAATTTACAGtccctgatgatgatgaagaagataacaatggtggagaagaagaagacaaagatGATGATGGTGATTCTGTAACAACAGTTGAGGATGGGTTTGATTTTACAGTATCTCCTGGTTCTGTAACAAGTGGTGGAAATCAAATTGATTCTTCACCAAATAATTTAACATTTTCTCCTTCTGATGATATTTTCTTCAAAGGGGATGGTGGCAAATCAGTTTCTCCTCTgtttcaatcttcatcttctaCAACTTCAACTTCATCATCAGTTGAGAGTGGTATTAATAATAATCCTAAAGTTCAATTTCCTGTTTCTTTAATCAAAACAGCTactaaaatcagggttttcatgTTGGGGCTTAAGAGTAACAGTAGTAATCCTAAACCCAAATCAGATGATCAAAAACCAGAGGAGAAACAGAGCACCATCAGAACAGAGCTAAAACAGAGTAGGAAGTTTGTTACTGTAAAATTCAGAGTTGACGAAATCCTACCAATGATTTCATTATTCACTAGAGAtacttcatcttcttctgctGCTTCAAATAACAACAAAATCATGTCCTCGTCTCAAGAAGAAATCgaagtagaagatgaagaagggagGAAATTGATCTCTAAAGATGTTGTTCAGAAATATCTGAAAATGATTAAGCCTCTGTATGTGAGAGTTTctaagagatacaacaacaatggTGGTGCATTTTCTCCATTACAACCCAAGATTGAAATTGATGAATCATTGTCTTCGAAGAGAAAACAGGGGGTGAGTAATTTACCAAATGGACTAAGAATTGTTAGAAAACATTTAGGGAAAAGTCGATCAGCATCATCAGTGAACCCTGTAACaacaaattcttcttcatcaGGAGGGGTTCAATCAAAGAGAAGAGATGATTCATTGTTACAACAACAAGACGGGATTCAGAGTGCCATTCTACATTGTAAACGTTCTTTTAATTCTTCCAGAG ATACTGATTCGTGTCCAAGATCATCTACGGAATCACATGAGATATCAACTAGAACTTCAATTGATGAAGCAGCAGCTGGGAAGTGA
- the LOC113323682 gene encoding late embryogenesis abundant protein At1g64065-like: MPEDEEIRSLSATNGRFNSQENEANAKGWKHRRKKYVKCCGFCTVTVLILVAVFLALLFTLFLRDPEIKTNKLTVVKLKSDLKFNVSLIADVSMKNPNAATFKYGNSTTVLYYKGNQIGEIPIPPGKAKPRRTQQMDLPFELDTAKLYTTPGIQSDAVSGVLDMTTKTRVVGKMKIFGITNNNIVVKMDCKMRFNLTSLSILDQKCKTKSSI, from the coding sequence ATGCCGGAAGATGAAGAAATCAGATCATTATCAGCTACAAACGGCCGATTCAACAGCCAAGAAAACGAAGCGAACGCAAAAGGATGGAAACACCGGCGAAAGAAATACGTGAAATGCTGCGGGTTTTGCACGGTGACCGTTTTAATACTCGTCGCTGTTTTTCTAGCACTTCTGTTCACTCTTTTCTTAAGAGATCCAGAGATTAAGACGAACAAGCTGACAGTCGTGAAGCTGAAATCCGATCTGAAGTTCAATGTTAGTCTGATCGCAGATGTGTCTATGAAGAATCCAAATGCTGCGACATTCAAATACGGCAATAGTACCACGGTCCTTTACTATAAGGGGAATCAAATCGGAGAAATTCCAATTCCGCCGGGAAAAGCTAAGCCGAGACGCACGCAGCAAATGGATTTGCCGTTCGAGCTGGACACGGCGAAGCTATACACCACACCTGGTATACAAAGTGATGCGGTCTCCGGGGTGTTGGACATGACTACTAAGACGAGAGTCGTCGGCAAAATGAAAATCTTTGGGATTACGAACAACAACATTGTTGTGAAAATGGATTGTAAAATGCGTTTTAATTTGACGAGTTTATCGATTCTAGATCAAAAATGTAAAACTAAATCATCAATCTAA